GCCGGGCTGTGGCATCTACGTTTCGGCGGACGTCTCGGAAGCGGCGGGCCGCGCGGCGCTGTGCGACGCGGTCGAATCGCGTTTCGGAAGGCTCGACGTGCTCGTCAACAACGCCGGCGTCACCACCGGGGGGCGGTGCGACATGCTCGATCTCACCGAGGAGGCGATGCTTCGCGTACTGCGGACCAATCTGCTGGGACCGTTCCTGCTCAGCTCCGCGCTTTCGCGCCTCATGGAACGGGACGACGCTTTGCGCTATATCGTCAACATCTCGTCGATTTCGGCCTACCTGCCGTCCGTAAACCGGGCCGACTACTGCTTATCCAAGGCCGGCATGGCCATGATGACGAAGCTCTTCGCCGTGCGCCTGGCCCCACACGGCGTGCGCGTCTTCGAGATACGGCCGGGCATCATCCGCACGGACATGACCGGACCGGTCGCGGCGAAGTACGATGCGCAGATCGGCGGCGGCCTCCTGCCGCTTTCGCGCTGGGGCGGGCCGGATGATGTGGCGCGCGCGGTCCTCGCCGTGGTGCGGGGGCATCACGACTATTCCACGGGCGAGGTAATAAACGTGGACGGCGGGTTTCACATCAACAGGGGCGCACTGTAGCGGAAGACGTTTCAGCAATTATTCCAGGGTGCGGCGGATCATAATTTTCATTAAAATGACGGGTCGGACCGATTATGGAAAAAAAACCCATCACCGTCGCGGGTAACGAATTCCCCCTCCATTCCGTGAGGGTGGCCGTTGTCGGTTCGGGCGCGGCGGCGCTGAACGCCGCGGTGCACCTTGCTCGCCTCGGCGTGGACGACGTCGCCATCGTCACCGAGCGCCTCGGCGCGGGCGTTTCGGCAAACGCCGGATCGGACAAGCAGACTTATTACCGGCTCAATCCCGCCGACGACGCGGGGGATTCCGCGCGCGAGACGGCAAATCGGCTTTTCTCCGGCGGCTGCATGCACGGCGACGTGGCGCTGGTGGAGGCCTCGCTTTCGCTTTTAGAGTTCCATCATCTCGCCTCGCTCGGCGTGCCATTCCCCTTCGACCGCTACGGCTCACACGCCGCCTATCGCACCGACCACGACGAGAGAGCGCGCGGTTCCTCGGCCGGGCCCGGCACCTCGATCATGATGTACGAAAAGCTCCGCGACGAGGCCAAGCTCCTCGGCATCCCGGTGCTCGAGGGCCTCACGGTCGTCGACATCGTCACCGTGGACGACACCAACGGCCGCCGCGCCGCGGGCATCATCGCGATGGGCGGTGTTTCCGGCGCGGGTGCGCCATACAACCTGTGCGCGATCGGGGCCGACTATGTGGTGCTTGCCACGGGAGGGCCCGGCGCGCTCTACGCCGACAGCGTCTACCCGGCGTCGCAGGCCGGCTCGCTCGGCGCGGCCGTCGCCTCGGGCGCGGTGGCGCAGAACCTGTCCGAGTCGCAGTTCGGAATCGCGTCAAAGCGTCCGCGCTGGAACCTCTCCGGTTCGTACCAGCAGGCGCTGCCGCGCTATTACTCGACCGCTCCCGACGGAGGCGGCGAACGAGAGTTTCTCGCCGACTGCTTCCCCTCGGTGGAGGCGCTTCTCGCGGCGCAGTTTCGCAAGGGCTACGAGTGGCCCTTCGACGTAAAAAAAATTACCGGGCACGGTTCGTCCTGCGTCGACCTCCTGGTCTATTACGAATCGGTCGTGCGCGGCCGCCGCGTCTACATCGATTACCGCTCCAACCCCTCGTTTCCCGGCTCGGCCTTTGGAATCGACGTCCTTCCGGCCGAAGCGCGCGACTACCTCGAGCGGTCGAACGCTGTCGGTAAAGCGCCGGTCGAGCGGCTCCTCGTGATGAATACGCCCGCATACGAACTCTTCCTGAAGCATGGAATCGATCTCGCGCGCGAACCGCTCGAGATCGCCGTGTGCCATCAGCATGTAAACGGCGGACTCCGCGGCGATATCTGGTGGGAGTCGTCCGTACGGAATCTCTTCCCGGTGGGCGAGGCGAACGGCTCCCACGGCGTGTACCGTCCCGGAGGCGCGGCGCTCAACGCGGGGCAGGTCGGGGGGCTTCGCGCCGCGCAGATGATCGCGCACCGTGTTTCCGGCAAAGCGCCGGAGGGTGGGGACGGTCGAAGCGCCTCCGTACGCATCGCGCTAAAGGCCCGGATACGCGAGTGCAGACGGGCGCTCGCGGCGAAACCGGCGGACCCGCGCGCAGAGCGCCTTGAATTGCAGCGGCGCATGTCGCGCGCCCTCGGCATACTGCGCGATCCTGCCGGGATCGAGCGCGCGATTGAGGAAAACGCCGGGGCGATGCGGCGCCACCGCGAGTCCGGTGTGGCGGCAGCGAAGGCGCTGCGGGATTTTTTAAAAAACGCCGACCTGCTTCTTGCGGAGCGCTTGTTCCTCGAGGCATCGAGGCTCGCGCTTTCGCGCATTGAGGGTGGGCGCGGCTCGTATCTGGTTGGGAGGATCGGGGATTTCCTCAAGATCGACGAGGAGGGACGGGCGCGCACGGTGTCGCCGCCGGTCCTCGGCGGCATGGCCCTCGGCGAGATCGTGGAGCTCTCGCTTGGTGGGGACGGACGCATCGACTCGCGCGTAGTTCCGGTTCGACCCATACCGCGAGAAACCATGTGGTTCGAGAGAGTCTGGAAGGAGTATATGGAAGGGAGCGTGTATACTCCGGATTGAGCGAACGTCAGGGCGCAAAACGTCACTGGCGGGAAGGAGGAAGACATGAAAAAACGGATACTGGTGATTTCCGATGGAATAGTCCACCCGTCCATCCGGGCCAGATGGAATTTCAGGCAATTATTGACCGGCATGGATGAGATCGAATGCGTTTTTTCGTCGTCCATCGGGTCGCTCCGCTCCCTGTCGGACGGGGGCTTCGACGCGCTCGCCGTCTATCTGCACCGGGGCGCCATCCCGGACGACGCCCTCCGCGCCCTCGAAGACTTCGTGCGCGGCGGCGGCGGTTTTCTGCCGGTGCATTCGGCCTCCGCGTCGTTCAAGACGAAAAGCCGCTGGTTCGAGGTAATCGGCGGGCGCTTCATTGGACACGGTAAAATCGGGCCCTTCACCCTGCGCGGAATCGAACAGGAAATCTTCGGAGGAATACGGGATTTCACCGTAAAAGACGAGCTCTACCTGCACGACTACGACACCGCCAACACCGTGCATTTCGTCACTGACACGGCGAAGGGGGCCGAACCCCAGGTATGGACCCGTTCGTACGGAAGGGGCCGTGTCTGTTATTTCGCGCCGGGGCATTGCGCTCCCACCATGCGGAATCCGGGCGCTGTCGAGGTGCTTGAGCGGGGCCTGCGCTGGGTCTGCCGGTCCGGTGATTGAGATCGGGTGATGATACAATGAAAAAACCGTTTACATTTGGCTTCATAGGCTGCGGCGACATCGCGACCGACCTCGCGCGGGTGATCGGCATGACGCCGGGGGTGCGCGTAACGTCGTGCGCCGACCCGGACGGGTCGAGGCTTTCATCCTTCGCGCGCCGCTTCGCGGTAAAGGCCACCTACGACGACGCCGCAAAGCTTATGGAAAAGGAGCGGCCTGACGCGCTTTTCGTCGGGATTCCCCATCACCTCCACCACCCGCTGGCGATGCTTGCGTTGGGCCTGGGGCACAACGTGCTGTGCGAGAAACCCCTTGCCATCACCATGGACCAGGCGCGCGAAATATGCGATACCGCCCGGAAAAATGACCTCAGGCTGGGTGTCAACTACCAGTACCGGTATGACCGCAACGCCCATGCCCTGATCATGGCGTGCCGCGAGGGGCTTCTGGGCGCCATCTCCCACTGCCGCTGCAACATGCCGTGGCACCGGGGACCGGAATACTTTTCGACCGGCACCTGGCGCGCAAGGAAAGGCGAGGCCGGAGGCGGGACGCTTATCACGCAGACCAGCCACTGGATCGACATCGCGCTCGAGGCGATGGGAAGCCCTCCGGTTGCCGTCATGGGAATGACGGCCCGCCGCAGATTCACCGATGTCGAGGTGGAAGACCTTGGCATGGGAACGGTCGAGCTCGCCAGCGGTGCTCTTTTAAACGTAACCGGGGCGATGACGGCGACTCCGCATCAGAAAGTGACGATAGAGGTGTACGGGGAGCGGGGCACCGCCGTCTATACCGGTCCCGACGATTTCCCGCCGGCATCACGGCTGAAATTCCTCGGCGTCAAGGGGAAACGCTATGCCATGCCTTCCCCGGGGTTCTTTTCGCTTCAGCGCAACATGATAGGGTTCTGCCGGTGGGTACGCCACGGAGCGGACTTTTATAACGTCGCCGAGCGGTCTCTGCCGACGCTGGCGACGGTCCTGGCCATGTACCGCTCCGCGGAGAGCGGGAGGAGGGAATCCATTGAATACACGGGATGAAGAAGCTGACAAATACGCGGAACGGCGATAAGCTCTCGAGCTTGACGAAACCCGGTTACAGGGAGGAGCACCCTGAAAGGTCCCAACGGGATGAGGTCATATGTGGCCGACATAGTCCGGGGAAATCTGTTTTTCATCGGCGTATGCGAGATGTTCAGCTTCAACGATGTCAGGACTGCCGTGGCGGTAATCGAATTAAAGGAGGCGAATAATGAAGAATACCAAAGGCGAGCTCTCACTCTGGAACAAGATCGCGTTCGGCATGGGCGACATCTACGGCGGCGGGTCGATGATCATCGTGGGCATCTATTATCTTTATTTTCTGACCGACGTGGTGGGCTTGAGCCCGGCGCTCGCGGGCACGGTGCTCCTGGTCAGCAAGATCTGGGACGCGGTCAACGACCCGCTCATGGGGGTCATCACCGACCGCACCCGTACGCGCTTCGGGCGGAGGCGGCCGTTTCTCCTCGCGGGGATCGCCTTCATCTTCCTCTCGTATTTCATGCTCTGGTATCCGGTGAGCTACGAGAGCGAGGTCGCGCGATTCGCGTTCGTGCTCCTGGCCTATCTCTTCTTCGACGCGGTGATCACGCTGGTCATGGTGCCCTACAACGCGCTCGCCTCCGAGCTGACGCTCGACTATGCCGAGCGCACCTCGCTCATCTCCATCCGCATGGGATTTTCGATGTTCTCCTCGATCCTCTGCGCGGTCGTGCCGATGGAGATCATCAAGATGATCCCGGATGTGCGCGTGGGCCACATGGTCATGGGCGCGAGCTTCGGGCTCTTTTTCGCGCTTCCCTTCCTGGCGACCTTCTTCTATACAAAGGAGCGGCCGGAGTTCCAGGAGGCGGTGCCCGAGTTCAACCTGGTCAAATCCTACCGCGAGCCATTCAGGATAAAGTCGTTCCTGCACGTGATGAGCATGTATCTTTTCGCCTTCGTTGCCATGGACGTGGTGATGGCGATCGTCATCTATTTCATGACGCACTACATGAAGCGCGGCGGGGACACCAACTACGTGCTCGGCGCGCTCCTCATCACCCAGCTATGCGTCATCCCGGCGTACTACTGGTTAAGCCGCAAGACGAGCAAGAAGACCGGTTTCATAATCGCGGTCTGCCTCTGGATGGCGGTGATGGTGTACAGCTTCTTCATAACGCCCGATTCGGGCCGCACGTCGGTCTTCATCTTCGGCAGCGCGATGGGTCTTGCCACCGGCGGGGTGGTGGTGATGCTCTATGCCATATTCCCCGACCTGCCCGACGTCGACGAGCTCGTTACCGGGATGCGCCGGGAGGGTGTCTACGCGGGCCTTCTCACCTTCATGCGCAAGCTCAGCTCGGCCCTCGCGATCTTCCTGATATCGCAGGCCATATCGCTCGCGGGTTACGTACCGCCGGTGAGCGAGACGATAGACGGCGTCACGAAGCTCGTGCAGCAGCCGCAATCGGAAGGGTTTCTCCTGGTGCTCAGGGCGGTTTTCGCGGCCGTGCCGATGGCGCTGCTGGCCCTCTGCCTGCTCTTCGCCCTCGGGTTTCCGCTCACGCCCCAGGTCCATGCACGGCTCAAGGACTTCCTGGCCCGCCGTCGCGCCGGCGGCATGACGGACGAGCTTGCGGCCGAGGAAAAGCGGCTGAAGGATATACTGGTCTGAGCCGTATAAATGGATTTTTCGCATAACCGGAAAATCGAGCGGGAATGCTCCTCCCTCGTCGGGGGAATCCCCGCATCCTCAAGGTCCGCGCCGGACCGTGTTCTCAATGATCGGAAAGAGGCATAAGCATCATGAAAAATAAAACCGGTGAACCGATGTTTCAGCACGAGTTCTTCGAGGCAACGAGCGCGACCGACTATGTGTTCACCGGGTACGGAAGGCCGCCGAAGGGATATCCCGCCCACGAACGCGCCGACCGCTACTCACCGCGTCCCTTCGCGCCGGCCTACGACGCCCGCCGCAGGGCGCTGCTCAACCACGCCATTACCAATCCCGCCCGCACCACCATGAAGGGACATTTTCGCGAGCTGGCGCGCCTTGCGCTCGGACGCGGTCCCATACATGCGGGCCTTCTCGGCGCGGCGCTCACCTATATCGATGAGCGGCGCGACTGTTCCGATTTCGTGATGCTCGGCATCGTGCGCATGCTCTATCAGTTTCGGGAGAGCCGCCTGCTCGACCGGAAGCTCGTCGCGCGCGCGGAAAAGACCCTCCTATCGTTCAAGTACTGGCCTGACGAACCGGGGATCGACTCCATGTGCACCTGGACCGAGAACCACCAGATAATGTTCGCGGCGAACGAGTATCTCGCCGGCCAGATCCTTCCCGACCGTGTGTTCGCCGGGAGCGGCCTTGCCGGCATCGAACGGATGGAGCGCTCGCGCGTGCGGATTTTGCGCTGGATGGAGATGCGCTACCTCACCGGCTTCAGCGAATGGCTCTCGAACGTGTACTACGACGAGGACGTTACGGCGCTGGCGAACCTCGCGGACTTCTGCCGCGATGAAATCGTCGCCCGCCGCGCGGCCATCATCCTGGATCTCATGTTTTTCGATATGGCGCTCAACGGCCACAACGGCATCTTCGGCTCGACCCACGGCAGGAGCTATGCCAGGGAGAAGCGCTTTCCCTTTCTGGAGTCGACGACCGACACCTCCAAACTGTTGTTCGGCACGGGCGTCTTCGCCGGCGAGGACAACATGAGCGCCATAACGCTCGCGCTCGGCGGTTATCGGCTGCCCCGCGTCATTTATGAGATCGCGAATGACCGTGCGCCCGACGAAATCGAAAACCGCCAGCGCATGGGAATACGCCTCCGCGAGGCCGGGCGCTGGGGGCTCGATCTGAACGATCCGGCCTGCGTGATGGAAACGCTCGGCCTCGAGGCCTATGCGCATCCGCTGACGATTACCGCGGTCACCCGGCTCTTCGACGCGTACCGCTGGTGGGAGAACCGATTTTTCGCGATGTTCGCGTCGAAACGCCGTCTCCTCGCCGCGACGCGCGCGCTTGGGCTTCTGCCGCTGGTCGCACGGTTCTTCGAGAAGGACATCACCCGCAACACCCGAGAAGAGGTGAACATCTACACTTATAAAACGCGCGAGTACATGCTCAGCTGTGCTCAGGACTACCGTCCGGGCTACGGCGGCGACCAGCAGCATATATGGCAGGCGAGCCTTGGCGGTGAAGCGGTGTGTTTTACGACGCATCCGGGCAAATACGAGGACGGCTCCATTGGTTACTGGACCGGCTCGGGCAGGCTTCCGCGCGCGGCGCTGATCAAAAACGTGCTTTTGTGCGCGTACAACGTCCCCCGGCGCCCGGGGATTTACCATACCGACCGGTTGTTCTTTACGCACGCGTGGCTGCCGCGCGACCGCTTCGATGAGGTGCGCGAGCGTGCCGGCTGGGTGTTCGCACGGAAGGGCGGCGCGTACCTCGCGCTGCATTCTCAAAACGGGTATCGCTGGCAAAGCGAGGGGCCCGATGCCGGGCGCGAGCTCATAGCGGAGGGGGCGAGAAACATCTGGATATGCGAAATGGGCGACGCACGGTGCAACGGCGGTTTCGATACGTTCGTTGACGTGATGGCAAACAGCGCGATATCCTTCAAGGGGGCCCGGGTGCGGTTCGAATCGCCCTCGAGGGGAATTATCGAATTTGGCTGGAAAGGCCCCGTCAGGAACAGGGGCGTAACGGTGAACACCGGGGGCTATCGCCGCTACGATAATCCGTACTGCCGGGCGGAGTTTCCCCCGGATGAAATCGTGATCGGGCACGGCGCGCACCGGCTAAGGCTCGATTACCGTCGCGGCATCCGCGAGACGAGCGGGTATGTATAGATACTTGATACCGGGTGAATCAAGTGAAGGACCATCGGCTTACAGCGGCCTGCGGCGGAGAAGACCCGTGACTTGCAGTTTACCGGTAATGCATATCGTAATGGCAGAACTGTCGCGAATCCCCGGATCATCGCCCTTCCCCCCGCTTTCGGATGGATCGTTATCCGGTTACGCAATAACTTTACCATGGTATAACCGTTTGAGAGGTGCATCACATGCGAATCGACGAAATCATGAAAAAAAGCGGCGGCGGGACCTGCGTGACGCTGGGAGAGCTCATGCTCCGTCTATCGCCCCCGGGCAAGGAACGCTTTTTGCAGAGCCCGCACTTCGAGGCGCGGTTCGGGGGCGGGGAGGCCAATGTTGCGGCGAGCCTCGCCATATTCGGTCATTCCGCGCGTTTTGTCACGGCACTCCCCGACAACGAGATCGGCCGCGCGGCGGTGCGCGACCTCCGCGGCTTCGGGGTGGACACCGGCTGCATCTTCCTGGTAAAGGACGCCCGCATGGGCATCTATTTCGCCGAAAAGGGCGCGAACCAGCGCGCCTCGGCGGTCATTTACGACAGGGATGGCGCCGCGATCAACAATCTCAATCCCGGTGATGTGGACTGGGGCCGGGTTTTCGCCGGATGCGGCTGGTTTCACATCACCGGAATTACGCCCGCTCTTTCGCGAAACGCCGCAGACCTCGGCCTGCGCGCGGTTGCCGAGGCCAAAAAGCGCGGTGCGGTCATTTCCTGCGACCTCAATTATAGGGCGAAGTTATGGAAATACGGCAAAGCCGCGCGGGAAATAATGCCCGAAATCGCGCGCCATACCGACGTACTCATCGCCAACGAGGAGGACTGCCAGAAGTCGCTCGGGATAGGGGGCTTCGAGGTGAAGGGCGGCGGACTGGACGCCAGGAGATACGAGGAGCTTACCCGCGCCGTGGCGGCGGCGTACCCGGACCTTGCCCTCATCGCCGTCACCCTCCGGGAGAGCGTATCGGCCGACGCCAACGGCTGGAGCGCGTGCTGCTTCGACGGGAAGGACTTTACGCTTTCATCGAAATACATGATAAACGACATCGTCGACCGTGTCGGCGCCGGCGACAGCTTCGCGGCGGGTCTCATCTACGGTATTTCGTCCCTTCCGACCGTAAAGGAGGCCCTGGAGTTCGCCGTGGCCGCCTCGTGCCTCAAGCACTCGATCGAGGGCGATTTCAACCTCGCCACGGTGGCCGAAATAGCGCGGCTTGTGCGCGGAGAGTCGTCGGGGCGTATAAACAGGTAGAAATTAAATGTCAAGACCCGTACGCCTTTTTCCGAAAATTAAGACAGCATATTCCCGGGCGGTACCGAATCGAATGACGATGATAAAAAACCTGAAAATTGCGGTTTCAGCGCTGACGGTGGCCCTGTCGGCGTGCCTGGTCTTGAGCACCGGCGCCAAAGCGGCCTTCCTCCTCGACAAGGAGGCGCCGGCGCGCGTGGAGAAAACGGAACCGGTGGCGCCGGCCAGGGCCGGGAGCGAGTTCCCACCGCACATTGCGACCAACATAAAGGCTCAGCCCGTGGCCGGGGTGAGGGGCGCTATCAGGATAAGCTGGGACGCGGATCCCACGGCCCCGAACGATTTTATCGTCGGTCGTTCGATGGAGATACCCGACACCGCCGGGAAGGCGGTCGCGGCGCGCTCGATCAAGATCGTTCCCGCCGCGCCGGGTTCGAGCGTCATCGATACCAACCTTCCGCCGGGCCGTTACTACTACGTCGTGCTCGCGCGGGAGAAAGTAATGTCCCACGATGTCGAGGTTTATCCCGACGTCAATTATACGGTAAATCCCGTCGTAATGGAAAGAGATGAGCCGATATCGACGCGCCCGGTCCTTCCCGACCAGGTCGCGCTTATCCACGCGCAGGCGATAAACCAGACACATGTGGCGTTAAGCTGGAAAGGCGTATCCGGCCAGGGGATCACCTATACCGTCTATCGTGGCACGCAGCCGCTGTCCACGCCCGAGCGCCTGAAGAGCGCCGACAGTGTCGCGACCATCACCGACGGGCGTGAGTCGTATACGGACCGGGGTATCCAGGCTACCGGCAACTATTATTATGCCGTCACCACCAGGGACATTGCGGGAAACGAAGATTTCCAGCTCACACCGGACCAGAGCTATATGACAAAGGGAGTGTATGTGGCCTTTATCTCCGAAGCCACGGTGTCGGGGCTTAAGGCCATTCCCGGGGATGATGGATCGATCAGACTCACCTGGAAGGGTGTCGGATCCGGTTCGGTCGAATACCTGGTATACCGTTACAACAGGCCGATTACGGACGTTCAGCGGCTGGCGCTTGCAACGCAGCTCGGCGTTGTCCGGGCGGGTGTGGAAGAATATATCGACAATAATCCGGGTAGGGACGTACATTATTACGCCGTATTTGTTCGTTTTCAGGATTCTTCCATAGAGAACACCATTAAACAGGGGCAGAACTGCACCATCGATCCGGTCGCGGCGCGGCGGAAGGCGGTTGCGCAAAAGGAGCCGCCCGTAATAATCGCGCCCCCGGCGAAAAAGGAGATCGCACGTCCAATTCCCGTTGAGACCGGGACGGTCGACGCTATACTTCGCGAAACATTTTTCAAGGAGAAGTACTCCGCCTCGGCAAAAAAACTGGGAGATGTCGTACGCACTTCCGACAATGAGACCGAGGTCGCCAAGGCGCGCCTTTTCATCGGGCGTTCGCTCGTTGAGATGCGGCAGTACAGGAAGGCGATCGATTATTTTCTGATGCCCGACGTGAAAAAGCATTTTTCCAGAGAGGCGAAGTTCTGGAGTGAGTACGCAATTTCGAGGACGCGTTGAGCGCCGGGCTGCGATAACGCCCCTTTCGCCCCCGGTCCGCGCTTTCCGGGAGCGTGGCGCCATATACGAGGTGAGGAGATTCACTGATGAAACCGAAACTGATTGTCGGCATGCTGCTTGTGGTACTTGGGGTCGGCGTTTTCGTATACAACGAAAACTTCCTGAAACCCGAGCGCGAGGCGCGCGAGATGATGGTGGAAGCGAAGATGATTTACGAGCGGGGAGACAAGGACTCGATCAACCAGGCCATCAATATCTTCACCAAAGTGATAGCGAAGTATCCCTCGTCGCGGCTGATTCCCGATGCCTACTATTTGATAGGGCAGTGTTACGAACGCATTGGCCTCAACCGGCTTGCATTTCTCAAATACAGCTATCTTATCAAGAACAACCATCCGTACCTCTCGGCCGATCTTCGCAAGGAAGTGATGATACGGCTGGCCCGCCTCAACGTGCTCAAGCAGTACAACGAGGAGGGGATCAATCAGCTTTATGGCCTGCTCAACGCCAATTATAACAAAGAGCTGCGCAGCCGCATTTATTCGGAGCTCGGCCACACGTATCTGCGTCTCGGCGAGTACCAGCGTTCCGGGAGGATGTTCGATATAGCCCTTGCCGAAAACGGGAGCAACGAGGAGGCCCTGGTCGGCAAGGCCCGCGTTTTCAAGCGCCTGGGCATGGACGACGACGCCTACGACACCTACGAGAATTTCCTGCGCTATTACGGCGCGGTAAGCCAGTATGCTTCCGACGTCCGCTCGGCCTACAGGGACCAGGCGTACAGGAGCGGCCTCGACGCGTTCGGGAAGGGGAGCTACGATAGGGCCATTTCGTTTTTCAGCAGGGTGCTGAAAAACTTCCCGGAAGACCGCCTCGCCGAAAACGCGATGTACTGGATCGGCGAGAGCAGCTTCGCGTTGCGCAGGTTCGATACGGCCATATCGTGGTTCAATCGCACGCTCGGGAATTCCTTTTATCACAAAGACCAGGATGCGCAGATAAAGAAGGGGTACGCGTATTTCCTCGGCAAGCGTTTCGACCTGGCCGCTCGGGAGTTTCAGACCTACCTGAGAAATTATCCAACGGGCCAGCACGCCGCCACGGCCCGGGAATGGAAGAGCATGAGCACGAAAGAGCTTCTCTATCGGATCGAGGGTAAAAAAGTTCCGGACGAAGGAGATGAGGATGATTCTGTCCCGCCCGAGGACTCCACGGGGAAGAGCCCTTCAGCCAGGGGGGAGAGCGACGAGGAGGTCGCCGGGGATTATGGATACGGAGGCGACATGAACGTCGAAAAAATTGAACTTGAAAATGTCGCGGAACTGTAGATGATGGCAATCACCCCGCTGAAAGCGGGGTGATTGGCAAAAAGCCGCCATCACGCCGAGCAATCGGCCGGAGAGACTGAGCACACGCAGGCGGACACTCATTTTACTCAAAAACAGGAAAAAATGTTCACTAAATATTTTGAAGATGCGCAGAAACAACTCGTAAAAACCCCTTCCGGCGGCCGGGCTAAAACGCAGGTGAAGGCGAAGGGGAAGGCAACGCCCAAATCCGTCAAATCCGCCGATCCCGGCGCTGACGGCAAAATTGACATGCATGGATTGATGAAGACCATCGAGGGGATCGTTCCGCTTGAGCTTGATGTGGGCACACTCGGAATAATCGATCCCAGCGGATACTCTCCCGAAGGCGTCGATTTTATCACCTTCCGCCCATTGTGCAGGGACATGTCCGCGCTGATGGGCGGATACGTACCCTCCGAACTGGTATACGGCACCTTCCACGTCTGCGGCGATTTCGGCAGGGAGAGCCTCCAGGGGGGCCTCAACAAGGTGATACAGGCCAAAAAGGTCAACATCTTCACGGAGGACCGGCAGGACGTTCCGGCAATACCCGCATTCATTATCAGCGGCGGGGGCGGTATGAGACTGGAGGATGTAAAGGACACGATCGTCGATTACTACGTTTCAAAAAGTGTCGACTATATCCTCGAGTTCGACGTTCTGATGATCCTTAACAAGGGGCTTGTCGTTAAAAACTGGCGCGAAAAAAGGAGCTTCATCGCGCTCGAGACGGGTGCGGCCACACTCATGTGGTTCTACATCCTGATGCACGAATACCTCGACATGGAGCGTGGAAAGACCCTGGATCTCAGAAACTATGTAAAATATACGGAAAAGTACGCGGAATACTGACCGATTTTATAAAAACCGGGTGATTTTTCGAAGGATTTTTCCCCGGGCAGCCGGCCGGGTGGAATGTCCGCTCCGCCGGGGCCCATCGCACATCCCGTCAATTTTATTGACGATAATTATTCTTGACAAAAACTGAAATTATTAATAGGCTATTGGTCCTAATAGCGGTCAGGTTTTCTCTGCGTATAACAACACCCTCGGTAAGGAGCGGTAAAGAGTGAAAGAGCAAAAACAGAGACTGGGCGCCCTGCGGGGGCTGTTCTTCGCGGGCCTTCTTTCCTCAATTCTTGTAATGCCGGGCGCCTGCGAGGCCAGGGAACAGAAAGACATGATCCTTGTCCTCGATACATCGATGAGCATGATCGGCAGCGGCGGCCGGAACATAATG
The DNA window shown above is from Spirochaetota bacterium and carries:
- a CDS encoding ThuA domain-containing protein; amino-acid sequence: MKKRILVISDGIVHPSIRARWNFRQLLTGMDEIECVFSSSIGSLRSLSDGGFDALAVYLHRGAIPDDALRALEDFVRGGGGFLPVHSASASFKTKSRWFEVIGGRFIGHGKIGPFTLRGIEQEIFGGIRDFTVKDELYLHDYDTANTVHFVTDTAKGAEPQVWTRSYGRGRVCYFAPGHCAPTMRNPGAVEVLERGLRWVCRSGD
- a CDS encoding MFS transporter, which gives rise to MKNTKGELSLWNKIAFGMGDIYGGGSMIIVGIYYLYFLTDVVGLSPALAGTVLLVSKIWDAVNDPLMGVITDRTRTRFGRRRPFLLAGIAFIFLSYFMLWYPVSYESEVARFAFVLLAYLFFDAVITLVMVPYNALASELTLDYAERTSLISIRMGFSMFSSILCAVVPMEIIKMIPDVRVGHMVMGASFGLFFALPFLATFFYTKERPEFQEAVPEFNLVKSYREPFRIKSFLHVMSMYLFAFVAMDVVMAIVIYFMTHYMKRGGDTNYVLGALLITQLCVIPAYYWLSRKTSKKTGFIIAVCLWMAVMVYSFFITPDSGRTSVFIFGSAMGLATGGVVVMLYAIFPDLPDVDELVTGMRREGVYAGLLTFMRKLSSALAIFLISQAISLAGYVPPVSETIDGVTKLVQQPQSEGFLLVLRAVFAAVPMALLALCLLFALGFPLTPQVHARLKDFLARRRAGGMTDELAAEEKRLKDILV
- a CDS encoding FAD-binding protein produces the protein MEKKPITVAGNEFPLHSVRVAVVGSGAAALNAAVHLARLGVDDVAIVTERLGAGVSANAGSDKQTYYRLNPADDAGDSARETANRLFSGGCMHGDVALVEASLSLLEFHHLASLGVPFPFDRYGSHAAYRTDHDERARGSSAGPGTSIMMYEKLRDEAKLLGIPVLEGLTVVDIVTVDDTNGRRAAGIIAMGGVSGAGAPYNLCAIGADYVVLATGGPGALYADSVYPASQAGSLGAAVASGAVAQNLSESQFGIASKRPRWNLSGSYQQALPRYYSTAPDGGGEREFLADCFPSVEALLAAQFRKGYEWPFDVKKITGHGSSCVDLLVYYESVVRGRRVYIDYRSNPSFPGSAFGIDVLPAEARDYLERSNAVGKAPVERLLVMNTPAYELFLKHGIDLAREPLEIAVCHQHVNGGLRGDIWWESSVRNLFPVGEANGSHGVYRPGGAALNAGQVGGLRAAQMIAHRVSGKAPEGGDGRSASVRIALKARIRECRRALAAKPADPRAERLELQRRMSRALGILRDPAGIERAIEENAGAMRRHRESGVAAAKALRDFLKNADLLLAERLFLEASRLALSRIEGGRGSYLVGRIGDFLKIDEEGRARTVSPPVLGGMALGEIVELSLGGDGRIDSRVVPVRPIPRETMWFERVWKEYMEGSVYTPD
- a CDS encoding 3-ketoacyl-ACP reductase, which translates into the protein MDERTGKGRVALVTGSTAGIGRAIALALAADGYAVVLNGRRDAEAAEDVRAEAERLSGAPGCGIYVSADVSEAAGRAALCDAVESRFGRLDVLVNNAGVTTGGRCDMLDLTEEAMLRVLRTNLLGPFLLSSALSRLMERDDALRYIVNISSISAYLPSVNRADYCLSKAGMAMMTKLFAVRLAPHGVRVFEIRPGIIRTDMTGPVAAKYDAQIGGGLLPLSRWGGPDDVARAVLAVVRGHHDYSTGEVINVDGGFHINRGAL
- a CDS encoding Gfo/Idh/MocA family oxidoreductase gives rise to the protein MKKPFTFGFIGCGDIATDLARVIGMTPGVRVTSCADPDGSRLSSFARRFAVKATYDDAAKLMEKERPDALFVGIPHHLHHPLAMLALGLGHNVLCEKPLAITMDQAREICDTARKNDLRLGVNYQYRYDRNAHALIMACREGLLGAISHCRCNMPWHRGPEYFSTGTWRARKGEAGGGTLITQTSHWIDIALEAMGSPPVAVMGMTARRRFTDVEVEDLGMGTVELASGALLNVTGAMTATPHQKVTIEVYGERGTAVYTGPDDFPPASRLKFLGVKGKRYAMPSPGFFSLQRNMIGFCRWVRHGADFYNVAERSLPTLATVLAMYRSAESGRRESIEYTG